In a single window of the Methanofollis ethanolicus genome:
- a CDS encoding 2-isopropylmalate synthase, whose translation MTLFDTTLRDGEQTPGVSFTVDQKVEIARQLAATGIGTIEAGFPASSAEEREAVQAVARAVDSARICGLARMRRDDVDACTACGVGMIHVFVPTSDIQREYTIKKSRQEVLDATAEVVAYAREQVPHVLFSAMDATRTDRDYLAEVCRAAVDAGATTVNIPDTVGVMTPTAMKELIAWAVKEVKAPIDVHCHNDFGLAVANTLAAVEAGAAQVQVTVNGMGERAGNADLAQTAMALEAIYGIETGVVSNRLLETSRLVSRYAGISIPPGQPVVGENAFSHESGIHAHGIIEHPDTFEPGIMTPEMVGHRRRLKLGKHAGRHAVRQMLADVHMQPDDAALDQILAKMKAIASRGRRITDADLYAIAEEVMGMAGVTPAVGLRDIAVFTGTHSMPTASVSLIVDGAEKVGCSTGNGPVDAAMKAILRCLDEPVHLKEFAVESISGGTDAIGHVTITVEDRAGHIFDASASSDDIVIASVDAMINAINLLQRVQGAKTGE comes from the coding sequence ATCACTCTTTTCGACACCACGCTGAGGGACGGCGAACAAACGCCGGGCGTGTCCTTTACCGTTGACCAGAAGGTCGAGATTGCACGCCAGCTCGCCGCAACAGGCATCGGCACCATCGAGGCCGGGTTCCCTGCATCCTCCGCGGAGGAGAGGGAGGCCGTGCAGGCGGTCGCCAGGGCCGTCGACTCTGCCCGGATCTGCGGCCTCGCCCGGATGCGCAGGGACGACGTGGATGCCTGCACCGCGTGCGGCGTCGGCATGATCCATGTCTTCGTCCCGACCTCTGACATCCAGCGGGAGTACACGATCAAAAAGAGCAGGCAGGAGGTGCTCGACGCCACCGCGGAGGTCGTCGCCTATGCCAGGGAGCAGGTGCCGCACGTCCTCTTCTCCGCAATGGACGCCACCAGGACTGACAGGGACTACCTGGCCGAAGTCTGCCGGGCGGCCGTGGACGCGGGGGCGACGACCGTGAACATCCCCGACACCGTCGGCGTGATGACGCCGACCGCGATGAAGGAGTTGATCGCCTGGGCCGTGAAGGAGGTGAAGGCGCCGATCGACGTCCACTGCCACAACGACTTCGGCCTCGCGGTCGCAAACACCCTGGCCGCGGTCGAGGCCGGGGCCGCGCAGGTCCAGGTCACCGTCAACGGCATGGGCGAGCGGGCCGGCAACGCCGACCTCGCCCAGACCGCGATGGCCCTGGAGGCGATCTACGGCATCGAGACAGGCGTCGTCTCCAACCGCCTCCTGGAGACCTCGCGCCTGGTCTCCCGGTACGCCGGGATCAGCATCCCGCCGGGACAGCCCGTCGTCGGCGAGAACGCCTTCTCCCATGAGAGCGGCATCCATGCCCACGGCATCATCGAGCACCCGGACACCTTCGAGCCGGGCATCATGACCCCGGAAATGGTCGGTCATCGACGGCGCCTGAAGCTCGGCAAGCATGCGGGCAGGCACGCCGTCCGCCAGATGCTCGCCGACGTCCACATGCAGCCTGACGACGCCGCACTCGACCAGATCCTGGCGAAGATGAAGGCGATCGCCAGCCGCGGCCGCCGGATCACCGACGCCGACCTGTATGCGATCGCCGAGGAAGTGATGGGCATGGCAGGCGTCACCCCCGCAGTCGGGCTGCGGGACATCGCCGTCTTCACCGGCACCCACTCGATGCCGACCGCCTCGGTCAGCCTCATCGTCGACGGGGCCGAGAAGGTCGGGTGCAGCACAGGCAACGGCCCGGTGGACGCCGCCATGAAGGCGATCCTCCGCTGCCTGGACGAGCCCGTCCACCTGAAGGAGTTCGCGGTCGAGTCGATCAGCGGCGGCACAGACGCCATCGGCCATGTCACGATCACCGTCGAGGACCGGGCAGGCCACATCTTCGACGCCTCTGCCTCATCAGACGACATCGTCATCGCCTCCGTCGACGCCATGATCAACGCGATCAACCTCCTGCAGAGGGTGCAGGGCGCGAAGACCGGGGAGTGA
- a CDS encoding prefoldin subunit beta, translating into MSSTISPRVQQQLAMLQQIQQQLQTIVGQKAQYEMAVKETNRAAEELKEVADDAPVYVNVGTVMMQKGKEKVLAELQEKAETLGLRIASLEKQEKVMQTKFEQLQSQVKQALGGGSSPAS; encoded by the coding sequence ATGAGTAGTACTATTTCACCCAGGGTTCAGCAGCAGCTTGCGATGCTGCAGCAGATCCAGCAGCAGCTCCAGACGATCGTCGGGCAGAAGGCCCAGTACGAGATGGCGGTGAAGGAGACAAACCGCGCGGCGGAGGAGTTGAAGGAGGTCGCCGACGATGCGCCGGTGTACGTGAATGTCGGCACCGTGATGATGCAGAAGGGGAAGGAGAAGGTGCTCGCCGAATTGCAGGAGAAGGCCGAGACCCTCGGGCTGCGGATTGCGTCCCTTGAAAAACAGGAAAAAGTGATGCAGACGAAGTTCGAGCAGCTCCAGTCCCAGGTGAAGCAGGCCCTCGGCGGCGGCTCTTCCCCGGCCTCGTAA
- a CDS encoding KEOPS complex subunit Pcc1 gives MHEAVFTFHSPAAPLLYRALAPEAGEVAGSRSHEGVALAGPDSLVLTVWAADVHALRAALNMWLRLVNVADEIQEMIRHE, from the coding sequence ATGCATGAGGCGGTCTTTACGTTCCACTCGCCGGCTGCGCCCCTGCTGTACCGCGCCCTCGCCCCGGAGGCCGGGGAGGTGGCCGGTTCCCGTTCCCACGAGGGGGTCGCCCTCGCCGGCCCCGACAGCCTTGTCCTCACGGTGTGGGCGGCGGACGTGCACGCCCTGCGGGCGGCGCTGAACATGTGGCTTCGGCTGGTCAATGTGGCTGACGAAATCCAGGAGATGATCAGGCATGAGTAG
- a CDS encoding Brix domain-containing protein yields the protein MTVVTTSRKAANDLRALARHLAFATGARYLARGKTGLAALSDESVILFLRERGALRLQVVEEGVVAHEFALRKVTISERSEPISHTVRIADPSVYDVLKRYCVTEQIEADVPSVIFDGQQKKRIVLEVAPDA from the coding sequence ATGACTGTCGTCACGACCTCCAGAAAAGCGGCAAACGACCTGCGGGCGCTCGCACGGCACCTCGCCTTTGCGACGGGCGCCCGATACCTGGCCCGCGGGAAGACCGGCCTTGCGGCCCTTTCCGACGAGTCGGTCATACTCTTTCTCCGGGAACGCGGCGCCCTCAGGCTCCAGGTGGTGGAGGAAGGGGTTGTCGCCCATGAGTTTGCTCTCAGGAAGGTCACGATCTCTGAGCGGAGCGAACCGATCAGTCACACGGTCAGGATCGCGGACCCATCGGTTTATGATGTCCTGAAAAGATACTGTGTAACTGAACAGATCGAGGCCGACGTGCCGTCAGTCATCTTTGACGGCCAGCAGAAGAAGAGGATCGTCCTTGAGGTGGCACCCGATGCATGA
- a CDS encoding DNA-directed RNA polymerase subunit P, protein MASSYKCARCKQKVEIDQNVRCPYCGHRILFKERGAATKDLKAR, encoded by the coding sequence GTGGCCAGCTCGTACAAGTGTGCGCGGTGTAAGCAGAAGGTCGAGATCGACCAGAATGTCAGGTGCCCCTACTGCGGACACCGTATCCTGTTCAAGGAGAGAGGCGCCGCGACCAAAGACCTGAAGGCTCGATGA
- a CDS encoding 50S ribosomal protein L37ae has protein sequence MARRNQKAKGKVTGSSGRFGCRYGRFIRKRVVEVERVEKAAHTCPRCDHESVHRVGTGIWECRKCGFKFAGGAYAPQTPSLRVALRTIERAIETQE, from the coding sequence ATGGCGAGGCGTAACCAGAAAGCAAAAGGCAAAGTCACCGGGAGTTCCGGGCGGTTCGGATGCAGGTACGGCAGGTTCATCCGCAAGCGTGTGGTCGAGGTCGAGAGGGTCGAGAAGGCCGCCCACACCTGCCCCCGCTGTGACCACGAGTCTGTCCACCGTGTCGGCACCGGGATCTGGGAATGCCGCAAGTGCGGGTTTAAGTTTGCAGGCGGTGCGTACGCTCCGCAGACGCCGTCCCTCCGCGTGGCCCTGCGGACGATCGAGCGTGCAATCGAGACCCAGGAGTAA
- a CDS encoding ribosome assembly factor SBDS — MIPLDRAIVARLESHGERFEIGVDPDLAMKVKKGEDVPIEDLVAADFVFENFAHGERASDESLVKAFGTTDFEPIARKILTKGEIHLTSEQRRQLIEDKRRQVITYIARNAVNPQTKLPHPPQRIEMAMEEARVSIDPFKHLDELVKETMKALRPLIPIRFEELRVAVRIPADHAPRAYGEMQTATTVEREEWQNDGSWVCVCRIPAGTQSEFYSLVNRLSKGDGQVKVLEQLY, encoded by the coding sequence ATGATCCCCCTGGACCGGGCGATTGTGGCACGGCTTGAGAGTCACGGCGAGCGGTTCGAGATCGGGGTCGACCCCGACCTTGCGATGAAGGTCAAAAAGGGCGAGGACGTCCCGATCGAGGACCTTGTCGCTGCCGATTTCGTCTTTGAGAACTTCGCGCATGGGGAACGTGCCTCTGACGAGTCCCTGGTGAAGGCCTTCGGGACGACGGACTTCGAGCCGATCGCACGAAAGATCCTTACCAAGGGCGAGATCCATCTCACCTCAGAGCAGCGCCGGCAGCTGATCGAGGATAAGCGCCGGCAGGTCATCACGTACATCGCACGCAACGCTGTCAACCCGCAGACCAAACTCCCGCACCCGCCCCAGAGGATCGAGATGGCGATGGAGGAGGCGAGGGTGAGCATCGACCCCTTCAAGCACCTGGACGAACTGGTGAAGGAGACGATGAAGGCCCTCCGCCCTCTCATCCCCATCCGTTTCGAGGAACTCCGCGTCGCGGTGCGGATCCCGGCCGACCACGCGCCCCGCGCCTATGGCGAGATGCAGACGGCGACGACGGTCGAGAGAGAGGAGTGGCAGAACGACGGGTCATGGGTCTGCGTATGCAGGATCCCTGCCGGCACACAGAGTGAATTCTACTCTCTGGTCAACCGTCTCTCCAAGGGAGACGGGCAGGTCAAGGTGCTTGAACAACTATATTAA
- the psmA gene encoding archaeal proteasome endopeptidase complex subunit alpha, producing the protein MQPQYQMGYDRAITVFSPDGRLYQVEYAREAVKRGTTAVGIKCREGVILLVDKRVSSRLLESSSIEKIYLIDDHIGVASSGLVGDARLLVERARVEAQINRVTYDESIDVETLAKKICDHMQVYTQFGGARPYGTALLIAGIFEGEVRLFETDPSGTLLEYKATGIGIGRPAAMKIFEEEYNPEMTIPDAIRLGLKALHAATEGKFDVQTVEIGVIEVANPFFRKMEAAEVKSFVDQMDFESVAEPSGE; encoded by the coding sequence ATGCAACCACAATATCAGATGGGATATGACCGGGCGATCACGGTCTTCAGCCCGGACGGCCGTCTCTACCAGGTAGAGTACGCACGCGAGGCAGTGAAGCGGGGGACCACTGCAGTCGGGATCAAGTGCAGGGAAGGTGTGATCCTTCTTGTCGACAAGAGGGTCTCGTCCCGCCTCCTTGAATCCTCGTCGATCGAGAAGATCTACCTGATCGACGATCACATCGGTGTCGCGTCCTCGGGCCTTGTCGGCGACGCCCGCCTCCTTGTGGAAAGGGCGCGGGTCGAGGCACAGATCAACAGGGTGACCTACGACGAGTCGATCGATGTCGAGACCCTGGCAAAGAAGATCTGCGATCACATGCAGGTGTACACCCAGTTCGGCGGCGCCCGCCCGTATGGCACGGCCCTGCTGATCGCGGGTATCTTCGAGGGCGAGGTCCGCCTCTTCGAGACCGACCCGTCGGGCACGCTCCTCGAGTACAAGGCGACAGGCATCGGCATCGGCCGGCCTGCGGCCATGAAGATCTTCGAGGAGGAGTACAACCCCGAGATGACGATCCCCGACGCGATCCGTCTCGGTCTCAAGGCCCTCCATGCGGCGACCGAAGGGAAGTTCGATGTCCAGACCGTCGAGATCGGTGTCATCGAAGTCGCAAACCCGTTCTTCCGCAAGATGGAAGCCGCGGAAGTGAAGTCCTTTGTCGACCAGATGGACTTCGAGAGTGTCGCGGAACCTTCAGGGGAGTGA
- a CDS encoding Rpp14/Pop5 family protein — protein sequence MKVRPPTLRTKRRYLLVRVFPPWQETGEKALYLAIADAVTSLFGDVRAAVVQPAVLSREGEHAILRCQRGTEGDLAVACSTVTAVGDAKIALRTVAVSGTIAALKRRLLEGGPRKGPESVAYGEKESPAFRYGRHKVDVLQEGIKKQSRVFLTDHEREEI from the coding sequence ATGAAGGTGCGGCCGCCGACTCTCAGGACGAAGAGGAGGTACCTGCTCGTGCGGGTCTTCCCGCCCTGGCAGGAGACCGGGGAAAAGGCGCTGTACCTGGCTATCGCCGATGCAGTGACCTCGCTCTTCGGTGACGTCCGTGCCGCCGTGGTCCAGCCCGCCGTCCTCTCCCGCGAGGGGGAGCACGCCATCCTCCGCTGTCAGCGGGGGACAGAGGGCGACCTCGCCGTCGCGTGCTCGACCGTCACCGCGGTCGGGGACGCGAAAATCGCCCTCAGGACAGTGGCGGTTTCCGGGACGATCGCCGCGCTCAAGAGGCGACTTCTGGAGGGGGGTCCCCGGAAGGGACCGGAATCGGTCGCCTACGGGGAAAAGGAGTCACCCGCCTTCAGGTACGGACGGCACAAGGTTGATGTACTACAAGAGGGTATTAAAAAGCAGAGCAGAGTCTTTTTGACAGATCATGAAAGAGAGGAGATCTAA
- a CDS encoding RNase P subunit p30 family protein encodes MAYTDACVHPYPDGDTTLPRMALEARDCGFDRIVSTSGNGEFFGVQVIPGIVIAAAHVRDLTRGVRRAPAGALVMVEAGEEGFNRSAVSHGGVHVLKGLSHAGKHAFDHVAARTAAENGVAIEIDLAPVISLRGRERQRVFQRYADVLVLQRHYGFPLTVASNARSALDLRTVREVVGLCSLFGMEEAETLSALSSLDRLMERPEPVQVVE; translated from the coding sequence ATGGCGTACACCGATGCCTGCGTGCATCCCTATCCTGACGGCGACACGACCCTTCCTCGCATGGCCCTCGAAGCACGGGACTGCGGTTTTGACCGGATCGTTTCGACCAGCGGGAACGGCGAGTTCTTTGGCGTGCAGGTGATCCCGGGCATCGTGATCGCGGCTGCACATGTCAGGGACCTGACGCGGGGAGTGCGCCGCGCCCCTGCCGGGGCTCTTGTGATGGTCGAGGCAGGCGAAGAAGGCTTCAACAGGTCGGCCGTTTCCCATGGCGGGGTCCATGTGCTGAAGGGACTTAGCCATGCCGGAAAACACGCTTTCGACCACGTTGCCGCACGGACCGCTGCTGAAAACGGCGTCGCCATCGAGATCGACCTTGCGCCGGTCATATCTCTGCGGGGCCGGGAGAGACAGAGGGTGTTCCAGCGTTACGCGGACGTCCTCGTCCTCCAGCGCCACTACGGCTTTCCCCTCACCGTCGCAAGCAATGCCAGGTCTGCCCTCGACCTGCGGACGGTGCGGGAGGTCGTCGGCCTCTGCTCACTCTTCGGGATGGAGGAGGCTGAGACCCTTTCCGCCCTCTCCTCCCTCGACAGGCTGATGGAGCGCCCCGAACCGGTGCAGGTGGTCGAATGA
- a CDS encoding 50S ribosomal protein L15e: MAKSMYAYVREAWRNPDATEVKALLWERMQTWRREGAVVRLARPTRIDRAHSLGYKAKQGVIVVRARVRRGGRRKSRYIRGRRTARMGMRRITAGKSIQRIAEERASRKYPNMEVLNSYWVGEDGRNKWYEIILVDGSHPSVMSDPQLAWIGQANQRGRAERGKTMAGRKGRGQRHKGTGTEKTRPSIRSNANKGK, from the coding sequence ATGGCAAAGTCAATGTATGCCTACGTTCGTGAGGCATGGAGAAACCCCGACGCCACCGAGGTCAAGGCGCTCCTCTGGGAGCGGATGCAGACCTGGAGGCGCGAGGGTGCAGTCGTGCGGCTCGCTCGCCCGACCAGGATCGACCGTGCACACTCCCTCGGCTACAAGGCCAAGCAGGGTGTCATCGTCGTGCGGGCACGCGTCCGCAGGGGCGGCAGGAGGAAGTCGAGGTACATCCGCGGTCGCAGGACCGCCAGGATGGGCATGCGCCGGATCACCGCCGGCAAGAGCATCCAGCGGATCGCCGAGGAGCGCGCCTCCCGGAAGTATCCGAACATGGAAGTCCTCAACTCGTACTGGGTCGGCGAAGACGGCCGCAACAAGTGGTACGAGATCATCCTCGTCGACGGTAGCCACCCGTCCGTGATGAGCGACCCGCAGCTCGCGTGGATCGGTCAGGCGAACCAGCGCGGCCGTGCCGAGCGCGGCAAGACGATGGCCGGACGGAAGGGCCGTGGCCAGAGGCACAAGGGCACGGGCACCGAGAAGACCCGCCCGAGCATCCGGTCCAACGCGAACAAAGGAAAGTAA
- the moaC gene encoding cyclic pyranopterin monophosphate synthase MoaC has translation MVEFTHIADDRARMVDVSDKPDVVRLAVAEGRIYLREETLAAIRDGTVIKGNVLATARVAATMAVKDTSRIIPMCHPLALGGVEVDFEEGEGCIVAQVRVRSYGKTGVEMDALTGVSVALLTVWDMVKSAEKDENGQYPVTRIEGIWVVEKRKGKA, from the coding sequence ATGGTTGAGTTCACTCATATCGCGGACGACCGCGCCCGCATGGTCGACGTCTCCGACAAGCCCGACGTCGTGCGGCTGGCAGTCGCCGAGGGCCGGATCTACCTGCGGGAGGAGACTCTTGCGGCGATCCGCGACGGCACCGTCATCAAGGGCAATGTCCTGGCCACAGCGCGGGTCGCCGCCACCATGGCGGTGAAGGACACCTCCCGCATCATTCCGATGTGCCACCCCCTCGCCCTCGGCGGCGTGGAGGTCGACTTCGAGGAAGGGGAGGGCTGCATCGTCGCACAGGTCAGGGTCCGCTCGTACGGCAAGACCGGCGTCGAGATGGACGCCCTCACCGGCGTCTCTGTCGCCCTCCTCACCGTCTGGGACATGGTGAAATCCGCGGAGAAGGACGAGAACGGGCAGTATCCGGTCACACGGATCGAGGGGATCTGGGTCGTCGAGAAGAGGAAAGGGAAGGCGTGA
- a CDS encoding bifunctional ADP-dependent NAD(P)H-hydrate dehydratase/NAD(P)H-hydrate epimerase: MFEDLREFCETGVITPERMRAVDRNSMALGVSGLQLMEAAGLAVVCAVRESSPSRVLVLCGRGNNGGDGLVVARHLQDSEVDVVCPAYGSATPDFLAQLAALRACPAAVHEVRVPADVEALAPLFARADVVVDAMLGTGAVGSPREPLLSMVGLMNASPARVVAVDVPTPGARADLVVTFHRPKEAGGRVAEIGIPLAAEICTGPGDLLCLRPKGPSAHKGAGGEVLVVGGGPYQGAPFLAGMAALRAGADIVRVASPVYVPDPDLIHVPLSGRVIGEEHLAALVPLVERADVVLCGNGLGTESHEVVAALAPCAKRLVLDADALRTPLPAGPETVYTPHAAEFVRAFDRPLPSPLRDRARTVRDAVPGGAAVLLKGAVDIISDGRRVRFNRTGCPAMTVGGTGDVLAGCAAGLFCRLSAFDAACVAAYANGLAGETAAAGRDAGMTATEMLARIPEVLYG, encoded by the coding sequence ATGTTTGAGGATCTCAGGGAGTTCTGCGAGACGGGCGTGATCACGCCCGAGCGGATGCGTGCCGTGGACAGGAACAGCATGGCCCTCGGCGTCTCCGGCCTCCAGTTGATGGAGGCGGCCGGCCTCGCGGTCGTTTGTGCGGTGCGGGAGTCCTCGCCGTCGCGGGTGCTCGTCCTCTGCGGGCGGGGGAACAATGGCGGCGACGGCCTCGTCGTCGCCCGCCACCTCCAGGACTCTGAGGTGGACGTGGTCTGTCCGGCATACGGCTCCGCGACCCCCGACTTCCTCGCCCAGCTCGCCGCCCTCCGGGCCTGCCCTGCCGCCGTCCACGAGGTGCGCGTGCCTGCCGACGTCGAGGCCCTGGCCCCCCTCTTCGCGAGGGCCGACGTCGTCGTCGACGCCATGCTCGGCACCGGCGCTGTCGGGTCGCCGCGGGAGCCCCTGCTCTCGATGGTCGGGCTCATGAACGCGAGCCCTGCCCGCGTGGTGGCGGTCGACGTGCCGACGCCGGGTGCGCGGGCCGATCTCGTCGTCACCTTCCACCGTCCGAAGGAGGCGGGCGGTCGGGTGGCGGAGATCGGCATTCCCCTCGCCGCGGAGATCTGCACAGGCCCCGGCGACCTCCTCTGCCTGCGGCCGAAGGGGCCGTCCGCCCACAAGGGGGCCGGCGGCGAGGTGCTCGTCGTCGGCGGCGGGCCGTACCAGGGCGCCCCTTTCCTCGCCGGCATGGCCGCGCTCAGGGCCGGGGCCGACATCGTGCGTGTCGCCTCGCCCGTGTACGTCCCTGACCCCGACCTCATCCACGTCCCCCTCTCCGGCCGGGTGATCGGCGAGGAGCACCTCGCCGCTCTCGTCCCCCTCGTGGAGAGGGCCGACGTCGTCCTCTGCGGGAACGGCCTCGGCACGGAGAGCCACGAGGTGGTGGCGGCCCTCGCACCCTGTGCGAAAAGACTCGTCCTCGACGCCGACGCCCTCCGCACCCCCCTTCCCGCGGGCCCGGAAACGGTCTACACCCCCCATGCCGCGGAGTTTGTCAGGGCCTTCGACCGCCCCCTCCCGTCACCTTTGCGCGACCGCGCCCGCACCGTGCGCGATGCCGTGCCCGGGGGCGCCGCCGTCCTCCTGAAAGGGGCCGTCGACATCATCTCGGACGGCAGGCGGGTCCGCTTCAACAGGACGGGCTGCCCCGCGATGACCGTCGGCGGCACAGGCGATGTCCTCGCCGGGTGTGCGGCCGGCCTCTTCTGCCGCCTCTCTGCCTTCGACGCCGCGTGCGTCGCGGCATACGCGAACGGCCTCGCCGGGGAGACGGCGGCCGCCGGGCGGGACGCCGGCATGACCGCAACAGAAATGCTCGCCCGCATTCCAGAGGTACTGTATGGTTGA
- a CDS encoding TasA family protein, whose product MKSRVLYGVMGIALVALFIGGGTYAYFSDTETSTGNTFSAGTLNLSVGSDSTLPFAFDNLKPGDTGVLADPWRINNTGTIAGNLTITCGEIINNENGLTEPEESVDFTGGVLEGELGANLTVAFWIDSNANNTLDTGDYYLRVDGDRIEFNNEENALPDDAFAPLNEYSEKSWANLATIAGGASAGTFHVEYDLPGPTTGNDVQSDTCTFDLIFKLEQART is encoded by the coding sequence ATGAAATCAAGAGTATTGTACGGAGTCATGGGCATAGCCCTGGTAGCGCTCTTCATCGGTGGCGGCACCTATGCGTACTTTAGCGACACGGAAACGAGCACAGGGAACACCTTCAGCGCCGGGACGCTGAACCTGAGCGTCGGGAGCGACAGCACCCTGCCGTTCGCCTTCGACAACCTGAAACCAGGGGATACAGGAGTCCTGGCAGACCCCTGGCGGATCAACAACACCGGCACCATCGCCGGGAACCTCACAATCACGTGCGGGGAGATCATCAACAACGAGAACGGGCTGACAGAGCCCGAAGAGAGTGTGGACTTCACTGGCGGCGTGCTTGAAGGCGAGCTCGGCGCAAACCTCACGGTGGCGTTCTGGATCGACAGCAACGCCAACAACACCCTGGATACAGGGGACTATTACCTCCGTGTAGATGGTGACAGGATAGAGTTCAACAACGAGGAAAACGCGCTTCCCGACGATGCCTTCGCACCCCTGAACGAGTACAGCGAAAAGAGCTGGGCCAACCTGGCGACCATCGCCGGAGGGGCGTCGGCAGGCACATTCCATGTGGAGTATGACCTCCCCGGCCCGACGACCGGGAACGACGTCCAGAGCGACACCTGCACCTTCGACCTCATCTTCAAGCTTGAACAGGCACGCACGTAA
- a CDS encoding signal peptidase I: protein MHPLAGRACTALLVVAALVVVAAVLAGWQVEVVLSGSMEPAIPVGGVVVTAPVSPEDVRAGDIITFSSGGHHVTHRVTAVVEGPTAGFITRGDANEDADPVPVAAGDVVGRALFSLPFLGYLAVFVRTPAGFFLTLLVPGLVLVALEVQTLRGKHSEREG from the coding sequence ATGCACCCCCTTGCCGGAAGGGCCTGCACGGCCCTCCTTGTCGTAGCCGCCCTCGTCGTCGTCGCCGCAGTCCTTGCGGGCTGGCAGGTCGAGGTCGTGCTCTCCGGGAGCATGGAACCGGCAATCCCGGTCGGCGGGGTGGTGGTGACCGCCCCTGTCTCCCCAGAGGATGTGCGGGCAGGCGACATCATCACCTTCAGCTCGGGCGGGCACCATGTCACCCACCGGGTGACCGCGGTGGTGGAGGGGCCGACGGCCGGTTTCATCACCCGCGGCGACGCCAACGAGGACGCAGACCCCGTGCCGGTAGCGGCCGGGGACGTCGTCGGCAGGGCCCTCTTCTCCCTCCCCTTCCTTGGTTACCTTGCCGTCTTCGTCAGGACGCCGGCCGGGTTCTTCCTCACTCTCCTCGTCCCCGGCCTCGTCCTTGTCGCCCTGGAGGTGCAGACCCTCAGGGGAAAACACAGCGAGAGGGAGGGATAA